TTTATGACATTAATCAAAAATTTAAAAATAAAAACTCATAAATATTTTATCTTTAGTGTACTTGTTTTTAAACCTTAAATCTTAAAGTCTTATCTTAAACCTTTCACTATCTTTATAGTCTAAGAATAAAAAGTACTTTATTGATAGTAGAACGTGATCTCATATCTGAATTAAAAAATCCATTAACGCAAGAAAAAGCGTTTAGAGAATTGATGGCTTTATATAAAGAACGTTTGTATTGGCATATCCGTAAAATAGTAATTTCACATGATGATGCTGATGATGTTTTACAGAATACGTTTATTAAAGTTTATAGAAATATTGACAAATTTAATGCGGAGAGTAAAATTTACTCATGGATGTATAGAATTGCGACCAATGAGTCCATTACATTTATCAATAAGAGAGCCAAAATGAGGCAAGTTGACGTCAATGAATTACAAGGTGAGATGATACAAAACTTAGAATCAGATGTTTATTTTGATGGTGACGAAATACAATTAAAATTACAAAAAGCAGTTGCCACATTGCCGCAAAAACAACAATTGGTATTTAATATGAAGTATTTTGACAATATGAAATATCAAGATATTTCTGATATTTTAGAAACCTCTGTTGGTGCTTTAAAAGCCTCATACCATCACGCGGTAAAAAAGATTGAAAAATATATAACAAAATAAGTATTAAACCATTACAAAAAATTACAGTCTAAAAGATAAGATGCCAAAAAAGAAACTAGAACATATTAAAAAATCAGGATTTAAAACTCCACAAGCGTATTTTGATACGGTTGAGGATGCTGTTTTTGCTAAAATGACTAGTGAAACATTTCCTATAAAAGAGGGGTTTGAAAGTCCTGACGGTTATTTTGACTCCATTGAAGAAAATGTATTACAAAAACTACAATTGGATAATAAGAAAAAAGAATCAGGATACAAAATTCCTAAAAACTATCTAGATTCAATTGAAGACAATGTCTTAGAAAAGATTAAAAGTAAAAAAAGTAAGTCCAAAGTTATTGACTTCAAAACTATATTCTTAAAAAGGTTAATTCCTCTTGCGGCGGCAGCGTCATTATTACTATTTATTTTTATAAATTATAACAACAGCACCTCAGATACCAGTTTAGATCAATTAGCGTCTGCCGATATAGAAGAATGGATAGACAATGACTTAATTGCCTTTGACACTTACGAAATAACGGATGTATTTGAAGATATAGAATTGGAAAGCCAACCCATTTTCGAAGATGATGAAATTATAGAATTTTTAAATGGCACGGATATTGAGAACTTAATACTAGAAAACTGATGAATTTAAAAAAAATCATATTTGGAATTTTGTTATTTACAGTTTTTACTGGAATAGCTCAACGTAATGATAATGAAAAAATAAAGGCTTATAAAACGGCTTTTCTAACTGAAGCATTAGAATTAACTGTTGATGAAGCTGAAAAGTTTTGGCCAGTTTATAATGCGTATTCAAAAGAATATCAGAAGATTAAAATCACCAAAACGCGTCAAATATTTAAAAAAATTAGAATCGCGGGGGGAATTGACCAGTTATCTGAAAGCGAGGCTGACACTATTTTAGAAGAATTTGTGGAAATTGATAGTAATGTTGCTAAAGCCAAAGAAAAATTAAAAAAAGATTTAACGGGAGTTATATCTTCTAAGAAAATGATAAAATTATTAAGTGCAGAACAAAATTTTAATAAGGAATTATTAAAACGATTTAGAAATA
The nucleotide sequence above comes from Aureibaculum algae. Encoded proteins:
- a CDS encoding RNA polymerase sigma factor, which encodes MIVERDLISELKNPLTQEKAFRELMALYKERLYWHIRKIVISHDDADDVLQNTFIKVYRNIDKFNAESKIYSWMYRIATNESITFINKRAKMRQVDVNELQGEMIQNLESDVYFDGDEIQLKLQKAVATLPQKQQLVFNMKYFDNMKYQDISDILETSVGALKASYHHAVKKIEKYITK
- a CDS encoding sensor of ECF-type sigma factor, which produces MNLKKIIFGILLFTVFTGIAQRNDNEKIKAYKTAFLTEALELTVDEAEKFWPVYNAYSKEYQKIKITKTRQIFKKIRIAGGIDQLSESEADTILEEFVEIDSNVAKAKEKLKKDLTGVISSKKMIKLLSAEQNFNKELLKRFRNRGGNMNKN